The Synechococcus sp. MW101C3 genome has a segment encoding these proteins:
- a CDS encoding alpha/beta hydrolase, whose amino-acid sequence MPTDQRVHGPAEAKRRLVLLHGWGADADDLIDLGQELAGPAIGLVGLRAPEPHPQGMGRQWYDLQNPLWPELVAAARQALQLRLLQLGEQVPLENTVLLGFSQGAAMAVDVASTLPLAGVIGCSGYPHPDWLPRGPLPRVLLTHGREDPVVPFAASERLQLLLQGAGGKAELLGFSGGHSIDPALFPQLRTFLQDQLGAAPA is encoded by the coding sequence ATGCCTACCGATCAGCGTGTCCATGGACCGGCCGAGGCGAAGCGGCGGCTGGTACTGCTGCACGGCTGGGGCGCCGATGCGGATGATCTGATCGATCTCGGCCAGGAGCTGGCCGGCCCTGCCATTGGCCTGGTGGGGCTGCGGGCCCCCGAGCCCCACCCACAGGGCATGGGCCGCCAGTGGTACGACCTGCAGAATCCCCTCTGGCCCGAGCTGGTGGCGGCGGCGAGGCAAGCGCTGCAGCTGCGCCTTCTGCAACTGGGCGAGCAGGTGCCGCTGGAGAACACGGTGCTGCTGGGCTTCTCCCAGGGCGCCGCGATGGCGGTGGATGTGGCCAGCACCCTGCCACTGGCGGGCGTGATCGGCTGCAGTGGCTATCCCCACCCCGACTGGCTGCCCCGAGGCCCCCTGCCCCGGGTGCTGCTCACCCATGGGCGCGAGGATCCGGTGGTGCCCTTTGCCGCCAGCGAGCGGCTGCAGTTGCTGCTGCAGGGCGCAGGCGGGAAGGCTGAGCTGTTGGGTTTCAGCGGCGGGCACAGCATCGATCCGGCGCTGTTTCCGCAGCTCAGAACGTTTCTCCAGGATCAACTCGGCGCTGCACCGGCCTGA
- a CDS encoding DUF3155 domain-containing protein: MSKKRKRISRRRLAGQRVLAHVPTHNLETGEHKPVTAARRFIAESALVPPALLNVRRNEHTTDRFFWGEKGLFSAQYAEENHFLFPSLRLIVDEIGEENLFAGIESSAADDWEEMEEYEYAFV; the protein is encoded by the coding sequence ATGTCGAAGAAGCGCAAGCGGATCAGCCGCCGTCGTCTTGCCGGTCAGCGTGTGTTGGCCCATGTGCCCACCCACAACCTCGAAACCGGTGAGCACAAACCGGTCACGGCCGCCCGGCGCTTCATCGCCGAATCCGCGCTGGTGCCGCCGGCCCTGCTCAACGTGCGCCGCAACGAGCACACCACCGACCGCTTCTTCTGGGGTGAAAAAGGCCTGTTCAGCGCGCAGTACGCCGAGGAGAACCACTTCCTGTTCCCCTCCCTTCGCCTGATCGTCGATGAGATCGGCGAAGAAAACCTGTTTGCCGGCATCGAATCCAGCGCCGCCGACGACTGGGAGGAAATGGAAGAGTACGAATACGCCTTCGTCTGA
- a CDS encoding sensor histidine kinase KdpD, which yields MEVSARFTAFLTHQLDQFSDRPDLHSLVVYLAMTRQGGKPGLVPVGQWPRRSTALPAVDEDRSLQLPCPERRWLPLRREQLLLGAIRVETASLPWSPTLTPRLQATAQAVTEVLCLDLEEQRLTRQLKRNQEDLRLLVHQLRNPLAALRTFGKLLLRRLESDPDNRSLVENLLAEEQQLNRYVEAIDGLIERPLIGPGSQDPQPLLLPPSLSSGQPQALAERLDPLLKRAAATALLQGRRWLGGEVLPQWFGDSGAVAEIVANLLENAFRYCPPGAPIGLEVAHAPGDAERPRLIVWDGGAPIAAAEREAIFERGMRGAQAAGTAGTGLGLTLARALARSLGGDLTLHIPPQELDPALPGTGNAFCLQLPASSAPAVGRLRPAPPSTP from the coding sequence ATGGAGGTTTCTGCGCGCTTCACCGCCTTCCTGACCCATCAGCTGGATCAGTTTTCCGATCGCCCCGACCTCCACTCCCTGGTCGTCTACCTCGCCATGACGCGCCAGGGCGGCAAGCCGGGCCTGGTGCCGGTGGGCCAGTGGCCACGCCGTTCCACCGCCCTGCCTGCCGTCGATGAAGACCGCAGCCTGCAGCTGCCCTGCCCGGAGCGACGCTGGCTGCCGCTGCGCCGCGAGCAGCTCCTGCTCGGTGCCATCCGGGTGGAAACGGCCTCCCTGCCGTGGTCGCCCACGCTCACGCCCCGGCTGCAGGCCACGGCCCAGGCGGTCACCGAAGTGCTCTGCCTCGATCTGGAGGAGCAACGGCTCACGCGCCAGCTGAAGCGGAACCAGGAGGATCTGCGGCTGCTGGTGCACCAGCTGCGCAACCCGCTCGCCGCCCTGCGCACCTTCGGCAAGCTGCTGCTGCGGCGCCTGGAGAGCGACCCCGACAACCGCTCCCTGGTGGAGAACCTGCTGGCGGAAGAGCAGCAGCTCAACCGTTACGTGGAGGCGATCGATGGGCTGATCGAGCGGCCCCTGATCGGCCCCGGCAGCCAGGATCCCCAGCCCCTGCTGCTGCCGCCCTCCCTGAGTTCGGGCCAGCCACAGGCGCTGGCGGAGCGCCTCGATCCCCTGCTGAAACGGGCCGCCGCCACAGCTTTGCTGCAGGGCCGTCGCTGGCTGGGCGGCGAGGTCCTGCCCCAGTGGTTCGGTGACAGCGGTGCGGTGGCCGAGATCGTTGCCAACCTGCTGGAGAACGCCTTTCGCTACTGCCCGCCCGGCGCACCGATCGGCCTGGAGGTGGCCCACGCCCCCGGCGACGCCGAGCGGCCCCGGTTGATCGTCTGGGACGGTGGAGCACCGATCGCCGCGGCCGAGCGGGAGGCGATCTTCGAGCGCGGCATGCGGGGAGCGCAGGCCGCCGGCACAGCCGGTACGGGCCTCGGGCTCACCCTGGCCCGGGCGCTGGCCCGCAGCCTGGGTGGTGATCTCACCCTGCACATCCCGCCGCAGGAGCTGGATCCGGCGCTGCCCGGCACCGGCAATGCCTTCTGCCTGCAGCTGCCCGCCAGCAGCGCACCTGCCGTGGGCCGGCTCAGGCCAGCGCCACCATCCACGCCATGA
- a CDS encoding adenosylcobinamide-GDP ribazoletransferase, with the protein MSSRPPSPSAPPAWWQELAGAWIFYSVLPAWPRVQPRFERIARFGPWIGAVLGSLQGLLWILSDGGLPPAAQVALVLACGLSLSGGIHIDGVMDTADGLAAGERALEAMDDSRVGASGVVAFAQVLLVRAAALLTLAEVAPAPLVALALIWAAVWGRLAPLVAIQWFPYLRQTSGGSAGFHRQHWRGLGRELLPSLPLLVLLALASGSVGLGGLGALGLVPALVIPWLLGRRLGGHSGDTYGACVEWCEALALALMAWMVALA; encoded by the coding sequence GTGTCTTCCCGTCCGCCATCCCCGTCCGCCCCGCCGGCCTGGTGGCAGGAGCTCGCCGGTGCCTGGATCTTCTACAGCGTGCTGCCGGCCTGGCCGCGGGTGCAGCCTCGCTTTGAGCGCATCGCCCGCTTCGGCCCCTGGATCGGCGCCGTGCTTGGCAGCCTGCAGGGCCTGCTCTGGATCCTCAGCGATGGCGGGCTGCCGCCCGCGGCCCAGGTGGCGCTGGTGCTGGCCTGTGGCCTCAGCCTCAGCGGCGGGATTCACATTGATGGGGTGATGGACACCGCCGACGGCCTCGCGGCAGGCGAGCGGGCGCTGGAGGCGATGGACGACAGCCGGGTGGGAGCCAGTGGCGTGGTCGCGTTCGCGCAGGTGCTGCTGGTGCGCGCCGCCGCCCTGCTCACCCTTGCGGAGGTGGCCCCGGCGCCGTTGGTGGCGCTGGCCCTGATCTGGGCGGCGGTGTGGGGGCGCCTCGCCCCTTTGGTCGCCATCCAATGGTTTCCGTATCTGCGGCAGACCAGCGGCGGCAGCGCCGGCTTTCATCGCCAGCACTGGCGCGGCCTTGGCCGCGAATTGCTGCCCTCCCTGCCTCTGCTCGTGCTGCTGGCCCTGGCGTCCGGCTCGGTGGGCCTGGGCGGTCTGGGCGCGCTTGGCCTGGTGCCCGCGCTGGTGATCCCCTGGCTGCTGGGGCGCCGCCTGGGTGGGCACAGCGGCGACACCTACGGCGCCTGTGTGGAGTGGTGTGAAGCCCTGGCGCTGGCCCTCATGGCGTGGATGGTGGCGCTGGCCTGA
- the tgt gene encoding tRNA guanosine(34) transglycosylase Tgt: MSHRCSHSHARCGSFHTPHGVVDTPRFMPVGTLATVKGVTPEQLRATKAQMVLANTYHLHLQPGEQVVAEAGGLHRFMGWSGPLLTDSGGFQVFSLGAINTINDDGVVFRSPRDGARITLTPERSMEIQMALGADVAMAFDQCPPYPASETDVAEANRRTHRWLERCIAHHSRPDQALFGIVQGGTHAHLREESARAVAAMGLPGIAIGGVSVGEPVEAMHRIVRQVTPLLPDDRPRYLMGVGSYREMAIAVAQGIDLFDCVLPTRLGRHGTALVGGERWNLRNARFRHDHTPLDPSCPCPACAHHSRAYLHHLIRSEELLGRILLSLHNLTQLLRFTSAMAQAIREGCFSEDFAPWEQGSPAAHTW, encoded by the coding sequence GTGTCCCACCGCTGCAGCCACAGCCATGCCCGCTGCGGCAGCTTCCACACCCCTCACGGGGTGGTGGACACGCCGCGCTTCATGCCGGTGGGCACCCTGGCCACGGTGAAAGGGGTCACCCCCGAGCAACTGCGCGCCACCAAGGCCCAGATGGTGCTGGCCAACACCTATCACCTGCATCTCCAACCAGGCGAACAGGTGGTGGCGGAAGCGGGCGGCCTGCATCGCTTCATGGGCTGGAGCGGCCCGCTGCTCACCGATTCCGGTGGCTTCCAGGTGTTCAGCCTCGGGGCGATCAACACGATCAACGACGACGGCGTGGTCTTCCGCTCCCCCCGTGACGGCGCCCGCATCACGCTCACGCCGGAGCGGTCGATGGAGATCCAGATGGCGCTCGGTGCGGATGTGGCCATGGCCTTCGACCAGTGCCCCCCTTATCCGGCCAGCGAAACCGATGTGGCGGAAGCCAACCGGCGCACGCACCGCTGGCTGGAACGCTGCATCGCCCACCACAGCCGGCCCGATCAGGCCCTGTTCGGCATCGTGCAGGGGGGCACCCATGCCCACCTGCGCGAAGAATCGGCGCGGGCGGTGGCGGCGATGGGCCTGCCCGGCATCGCCATCGGTGGGGTGAGCGTGGGCGAACCGGTGGAGGCGATGCATCGCATCGTGCGCCAGGTGACGCCGCTGCTGCCGGACGACCGGCCGCGTTATCTGATGGGGGTGGGCAGCTACCGCGAAATGGCGATCGCGGTAGCGCAGGGGATTGATCTGTTCGACTGCGTGCTGCCGACCCGGCTGGGCCGGCACGGCACCGCACTGGTGGGAGGCGAGCGCTGGAACCTGCGCAATGCCCGCTTCCGCCACGACCACACCCCGCTCGATCCCAGCTGCCCCTGCCCGGCCTGCGCCCACCACAGCCGCGCCTACCTCCACCACCTGATCCGCAGCGAGGAACTGCTGGGGCGCATCCTGCTCAGCCTCCACAACCTCACCCAGCTGCTGCGCTTCACCAGCGCCATGGCACAAGCGATCCGCGAGGGGTGTTTTTCAGAGGATTTCGCTCCGTGGGAGCAGGGATCTCCGGCGGCGCACACGTGGTAG
- a CDS encoding photosystem II reaction center protein K, with the protein MLFALATANAAPGSTLAQLPEAYQAFGPLVDILPIIPLFFLLLAFVWQASVGFR; encoded by the coding sequence ATGCTGTTCGCCCTCGCGACTGCCAACGCCGCGCCGGGCTCCACCCTGGCCCAGCTTCCCGAGGCCTATCAGGCGTTCGGTCCTCTGGTGGACATCCTGCCGATCATCCCCCTCTTCTTCCTGCTGCTGGCCTTCGTGTGGCAGGCCTCGGTGGGCTTCCGCTGA
- a CDS encoding WecB/TagA/CpsF family glycosyltransferase produces the protein MATQSTPLAGRRSLVLGLPVDVCPDVFAAALDLHGAGGGQIVTLNAEMTMAALEQPELGAVIHAAELVIPDGAGVVWALRRQGHRVRRTPGIELADRLLQQAAEAGWRVALVGASPQVMASLSEQLRRRLPALQLVMTIHGYQAPEAWPGLEHALQSAQLDLVLVALGVPRQETWIQRVHHGRRGLWMGVGGSFDVWAGVKKRAPRWMGALQLEWLFRLIQEPARWQRMLALPAFAWAVIREPR, from the coding sequence ATGGCCACACAATCCACCCCGTTGGCTGGCCGGCGTTCCCTGGTGCTCGGCCTGCCGGTGGATGTCTGCCCGGATGTGTTCGCGGCAGCGCTGGATCTCCATGGTGCCGGCGGCGGCCAGATCGTCACCCTCAATGCCGAGATGACCATGGCCGCCCTGGAGCAGCCGGAGCTGGGCGCGGTGATCCATGCCGCCGAGCTGGTGATTCCCGATGGCGCCGGCGTGGTGTGGGCCCTGCGCCGGCAGGGGCATCGGGTGCGGCGCACGCCCGGCATCGAGCTGGCGGATCGGCTGCTGCAGCAGGCCGCCGAGGCCGGCTGGCGCGTGGCCTTGGTGGGGGCCAGCCCGCAGGTGATGGCCTCACTGAGCGAGCAACTGCGCCGGCGCCTGCCCGCCCTCCAGCTGGTGATGACGATCCACGGCTACCAGGCGCCGGAAGCCTGGCCAGGCCTGGAGCACGCCCTGCAGAGCGCCCAGCTGGATCTGGTGCTGGTGGCGCTGGGGGTGCCCCGCCAGGAAACCTGGATTCAACGCGTCCACCACGGCCGCCGCGGGCTGTGGATGGGGGTGGGCGGCAGCTTTGATGTCTGGGCCGGCGTCAAAAAAAGGGCGCCCCGGTGGATGGGCGCCCTGCAATTGGAATGGTTGTTCCGGCTGATTCAGGAACCGGCCCGCTGGCAGCGGATGCTGGCCTTGCCGGCCTTTGCCTGGGCGGTGATCCGGGAACCGCGCTGA